In Prosthecobacter sp. SYSU 5D2, the following proteins share a genomic window:
- a CDS encoding ABC transporter permease, with product MTSACLHLAWRYVARHRGQTFLLAAALGLVLALPLSIRVIVRASETAMRARAESTPQVIGGRGSALDLLLSALYFKRQPLPPLTVNTLQEVRAARLGTAIPLYTRFHAQEAAIVGTTLDYFPFRQLTFQEGRMFGRLGDCVLGASLAAKRGLHVGDHIFSSQEQVFDLAGIYPLKMRITGILAPNGSSDDEAVFADLKTTWLIEGLSHGHDDLAKDEDAILKKEDGNVVGNASVRMFNEVTEKNLSSFHFHGDQSAYPLSAILMQPADAKAEALLAGRYLKADSSAQLIRPLDEFLALMSTLFQIESLALLILALLAIAALSVAALVFALTFRLRAREFTTLGDLGISRRALALTRLLEITLVTLLAFTIAGFLTTLVWLNADTGVRLLLRL from the coding sequence GTGACTTCGGCCTGCCTTCACCTCGCCTGGCGTTACGTCGCCCGTCATCGCGGCCAGACTTTCCTGCTCGCCGCCGCCCTCGGCCTCGTGCTCGCCCTGCCTCTGTCCATCCGCGTCATCGTCCGCGCCTCAGAGACCGCCATGCGCGCCCGCGCCGAGTCCACGCCACAGGTCATCGGCGGTCGCGGCAGCGCCCTGGATCTCCTCCTCTCCGCCCTTTATTTCAAGCGCCAGCCACTTCCGCCCCTCACGGTCAATACCCTCCAGGAAGTCCGCGCCGCCCGCCTTGGTACCGCCATTCCCCTCTATACCCGCTTCCACGCCCAGGAGGCCGCCATCGTCGGCACCACGCTGGACTACTTTCCCTTCCGCCAGCTCACCTTTCAGGAAGGCCGCATGTTTGGTCGCCTGGGCGATTGTGTCCTCGGAGCCAGTCTCGCTGCCAAGCGTGGCCTTCATGTTGGCGACCACATCTTCTCCTCCCAGGAGCAGGTCTTCGACCTCGCCGGCATCTACCCTTTGAAGATGCGCATCACCGGCATCCTCGCCCCTAATGGCAGCTCCGATGACGAAGCCGTCTTTGCCGATCTCAAGACCACCTGGCTCATCGAAGGCCTGTCCCATGGCCATGATGATCTGGCCAAAGATGAAGACGCCATCTTAAAAAAAGAGGATGGCAATGTCGTCGGCAATGCCAGCGTCCGCATGTTCAATGAGGTCACCGAAAAGAACCTCAGCAGCTTCCACTTTCATGGCGACCAGAGCGCCTATCCCCTCAGCGCCATCCTCATGCAACCCGCCGATGCCAAGGCCGAGGCTCTCCTCGCTGGCCGCTATTTAAAGGCCGATTCATCCGCTCAGCTCATCCGTCCGCTGGATGAGTTTCTCGCCCTCATGAGCACCCTTTTCCAGATCGAGTCCCTCGCCCTCCTCATCCTCGCCCTCCTTGCCATCGCCGCCCTCAGCGTTGCCGCCCTCGTCTTTGCCCTCACCTTCCGCCTCCGCGCCCGCGAGTTCACCACCCTGGGCGATCTCGGCATTTCCCGCCGCGCCCTCGCCCTCACCCGCCTCCTGGAGATCACTCTCGTCACCCTCCTCGCCTTCACCATCGCCGGGTTCCTCACCACCCTCGTCTGGCTCAATGCCGACACGGGTGTCCGTTTGTTGTTACGCCTTTAG
- a CDS encoding ATP-binding cassette domain-containing protein gives MLTLQNIRFQYPGSPFCLAVKSLAVRAGEPLAILGPSGGGKTTLLRLMTGLLPPDAGQITCGETCLTALPPDQQRRFRLQNIGLIFQDFALLDYLTVAENILLPSRFSPSLPSVTAHAQELADRLEITPHWQRLTSRLSQGERQRVAIARALAHRPRFVFADEPTASLDTGRRSLVMDLLLEYTRQSQACLVMVTHDTALMPFFPQTLRVEDLTA, from the coding sequence ATGCTCACCCTCCAGAACATCCGTTTCCAATATCCTGGCAGTCCCTTCTGCCTGGCGGTGAAATCGCTGGCCGTCAGGGCAGGGGAGCCGCTGGCTATTTTGGGCCCCAGCGGCGGGGGCAAGACCACCCTGCTGCGCCTCATGACCGGCCTCCTGCCGCCAGATGCCGGCCAGATCACTTGCGGAGAGACCTGCCTCACCGCCTTGCCACCGGACCAGCAGCGCCGCTTCCGCCTGCAAAACATCGGCCTCATTTTCCAGGACTTCGCCTTGCTGGACTACCTCACCGTCGCAGAAAACATCCTGCTTCCCTCCCGCTTCAGTCCCTCCCTCCCCAGCGTCACCGCCCACGCCCAGGAGCTCGCGGACCGCCTGGAGATCACGCCCCACTGGCAGCGCCTCACCAGCCGCCTTTCTCAAGGCGAGCGCCAGCGGGTCGCCATCGCCCGCGCACTGGCCCACCGGCCCCGTTTTGTGTTTGCAGATGAGCCCACCGCCTCCCTGGACACTGGCCGCCGCAGCCTGGTCATGGACCTGCTGCTGGAGTACACCCGCCAGTCCCAGGCCTGCCTCGTCATGGTCACCCATGACACCGCGCTCATGCCGTTTTTCCCTCAAACTCTGCGCGTGGAGGATCTCACGGCGTGA
- a CDS encoding KamA family radical SAM protein, with amino-acid sequence MRTPPPLLPEKEFRSHAPGFWKDKLVPQHDWNSSAWQLRNRVTTLAGLEEHLTLTDEERAGVLLSGNKLAMAITPHYFNLIDPEDPEDPIRRQVIPRIEETWEDPDEMADPCGEDSHMPVPGLVHRYPDRVLFLVTDRCASYCRYCTRSRVVSGVGEQELHTDYEAVFRYLERHDEVRDVLLSGGDPLLFSDGKLEAILKRLRSIPHIEFIRIGSRVPIFLPQRITPELCQMLQKYHPLWLSIHTNHPRELTTEVKAGLEMLANHGVPLGNQSVLLRGVNDDADVMKSLVQKLLMCRVRPYYLYQCDLIQGSSHLRASVSTGVEIIEQLRGHTTGYAVPQFVIDAPGGGGKVPVNPDYVLLRDEQRTIIRNFEGRTFEYPEPAMVRV; translated from the coding sequence ATGCGCACGCCGCCCCCCCTGCTCCCGGAGAAGGAATTCCGTTCCCACGCACCAGGCTTTTGGAAAGACAAACTCGTCCCCCAGCACGACTGGAACTCTTCCGCATGGCAACTCCGCAACCGCGTCACCACCCTGGCCGGCCTGGAAGAGCACCTCACGCTCACCGATGAAGAGCGCGCCGGCGTCCTGCTCAGCGGCAACAAGCTGGCCATGGCCATCACGCCGCACTATTTCAATCTCATTGATCCCGAAGACCCGGAGGATCCCATCCGCCGCCAGGTCATACCGCGCATCGAGGAGACCTGGGAAGACCCGGATGAAATGGCCGATCCCTGCGGTGAGGACAGCCACATGCCCGTCCCCGGCCTCGTTCACCGTTACCCGGACCGCGTCCTTTTCCTCGTCACCGACCGCTGCGCCAGCTACTGCCGTTATTGCACCCGCAGCCGCGTTGTCAGCGGCGTCGGCGAGCAGGAACTCCACACGGACTATGAAGCCGTCTTCCGTTACCTGGAGCGGCACGATGAAGTCCGCGATGTACTCCTCAGCGGCGGCGATCCCCTCCTGTTTAGCGACGGCAAGCTCGAGGCCATTCTCAAACGCCTCCGCTCCATCCCGCACATCGAGTTCATCCGCATCGGCAGCCGCGTGCCCATTTTCCTCCCACAAAGGATCACGCCCGAGCTCTGCCAGATGCTGCAAAAATATCATCCCCTCTGGCTCAGCATCCACACCAACCACCCGCGCGAGCTCACCACCGAGGTCAAAGCTGGCCTGGAAATGCTCGCCAATCACGGTGTACCCTTGGGCAATCAGAGCGTCCTCCTGCGCGGCGTCAATGACGATGCCGACGTCATGAAATCCCTGGTCCAGAAGCTGCTCATGTGCCGCGTCCGGCCCTACTACCTGTATCAGTGCGATCTCATCCAGGGCAGCTCACACCTGCGCGCCAGCGTCAGCACCGGCGTCGAGATCATCGAGCAGCTTCGTGGCCACACCACCGGCTACGCCGTCCCCCAGTTCGTCATTGATGCTCCCGGCGGCGGCGGAAAAGTCCCGGTGAATCCCGACTACGTCCTCCTCCGCGACGAGCAGCGCACCATCATCCGCAACTTCGAAGGCCGCACCTTCGAATACCCGGAACCCGCGATGGTCAGAGTGTGA
- a CDS encoding ABC transporter ATP-binding protein: protein MSAPAAPYAARVRGLNKSFGDGSSRLHVLKDVEMDVRLGDITMLIGPSGCGKTTLISILAGTLKPDPGSQDLTVLDQDLQKMSTGATTRFRAQNIGFIFQSFNLIPTLTLAENVSVPLLIQGVGSRAAEKKARDVLAQVGLGDRAKSRPNMLSGGQQQRVAIARALVHEPRLIICDEPTAALDAKNGQVIMELFESVARSPDRAVLIVTHDNRIFPHANRIASMDDGRIVEVHDIDAAHPLPENLKHGFHQ, encoded by the coding sequence ATGTCCGCTCCTGCTGCTCCATATGCCGCCCGTGTGCGCGGTTTGAACAAGTCCTTTGGCGATGGTTCCTCGCGCCTGCATGTGCTGAAAGACGTGGAGATGGATGTCCGCCTCGGTGACATCACCATGCTCATCGGTCCCTCCGGCTGTGGCAAGACCACCCTCATCAGCATCCTTGCCGGCACCCTCAAGCCGGATCCCGGCAGCCAGGACCTGACCGTCCTGGACCAGGATCTGCAAAAAATGAGCACCGGAGCCACCACCCGCTTCCGCGCCCAGAACATCGGTTTCATCTTCCAGTCCTTCAATCTCATCCCCACCCTCACCCTCGCGGAAAACGTCAGCGTGCCGCTACTCATCCAGGGTGTCGGCTCGCGTGCAGCGGAGAAAAAAGCCCGCGATGTCCTCGCCCAGGTCGGCCTGGGAGACCGCGCCAAAAGCCGCCCCAACATGCTCTCCGGCGGCCAGCAGCAGCGCGTGGCCATCGCCCGCGCCCTCGTCCATGAGCCGCGCCTCATCATCTGTGATGAGCCCACCGCCGCGCTGGATGCCAAGAACGGCCAGGTCATCATGGAGCTCTTCGAGAGCGTCGCCCGCAGTCCGGACCGCGCCGTCCTCATCGTCACCCATGACAACCGCATTTTCCCCCACGCCAACCGCATCGCCTCCATGGATGACGGCCGCATCGTCGAGGTCCACGACATTGATGCCGCGCACCCTCTCCCGGAGAATTTGAAGCACGGCTTCCACCAATGA
- a CDS encoding ABC transporter permease, protein MLRLSLKMLFGDTGKYLMLVAGLVFATFLMAQQTAVFCGLMSWTTATLKNVPAPIWVVESRVEQVNETNPLLDTDVARVRSVSSVAWAAPLYSGIQRVRLENGNFKIIQLIGIDATTLAGAPVKLIEGRLEDLRLPHAVIIDDLGVKRLAKERGGAVKVGDTFEINDQEARVVGIADTMQSFTGGPYVWTTYERALQYTPPQRKMLSAVIAAPREGISDEQCVADIERETGLKGYLNRGFSWADYTAEKPPAIQDFNTTTVAWYVRNTGIPISFGITVVVGFIVGTAISCQTFYSFVLENMKHLGALKAMGASTWTLCLMLLTQALTVGLIGYGIGLFFTAGFAKGALANEQPPFYMPEAVPLVVLGVILLICSLSALLGIWRVARLEPAMVFRG, encoded by the coding sequence ATGCTCCGTCTCTCCCTCAAGATGCTTTTTGGTGATACGGGCAAGTATCTCATGCTCGTGGCCGGCCTGGTCTTTGCCACCTTCCTCATGGCCCAGCAGACCGCCGTCTTCTGCGGCCTCATGAGCTGGACCACCGCCACGCTGAAAAACGTTCCCGCCCCTATCTGGGTGGTGGAATCCCGGGTGGAGCAGGTGAATGAAACCAATCCTCTCCTGGATACCGATGTCGCCCGCGTCCGCAGCGTCAGCAGCGTCGCCTGGGCCGCGCCGCTCTACTCCGGCATCCAGCGCGTCCGTTTGGAAAACGGCAATTTCAAAATCATCCAGCTCATCGGCATCGATGCCACCACCCTGGCCGGTGCGCCGGTGAAACTCATCGAAGGCCGTCTGGAGGACCTCCGCTTGCCGCACGCCGTCATCATTGACGACCTCGGTGTCAAACGCCTGGCCAAAGAGCGTGGCGGCGCAGTCAAGGTGGGCGACACCTTTGAAATCAATGACCAGGAAGCCCGTGTCGTCGGCATTGCCGATACCATGCAGAGCTTCACCGGCGGCCCTTATGTCTGGACCACCTATGAGCGCGCCCTGCAATACACTCCGCCCCAGCGCAAGATGCTCTCCGCCGTCATCGCCGCCCCCCGCGAGGGCATCAGTGATGAGCAATGCGTGGCCGATATCGAGCGCGAAACCGGCCTCAAAGGCTACCTCAACCGTGGCTTTAGCTGGGCCGATTACACCGCCGAAAAACCGCCCGCCATCCAGGATTTTAACACCACCACCGTCGCCTGGTATGTGCGCAATACCGGCATTCCCATCAGTTTTGGCATTACCGTCGTCGTCGGCTTCATCGTCGGGACTGCCATCTCCTGCCAGACCTTTTACTCCTTTGTGCTGGAGAACATGAAGCACCTCGGTGCCCTCAAGGCCATGGGCGCCTCCACCTGGACTCTTTGCCTCATGCTGCTCACCCAGGCTCTCACTGTGGGTCTCATCGGCTACGGCATCGGCCTGTTTTTCACCGCCGGTTTTGCCAAAGGTGCCCTCGCCAATGAGCAGCCGCCCTTTTACATGCCGGAGGCTGTACCGCTGGTCGTGCTCGGTGTCATTCTGCTCATCTGCAGCCTGTCCGCCCTGCTCGGCATCTGGCGTGTGGCCCGCCTGGAGCCCGCCATGGTCTTCCGCGGCTGA
- a CDS encoding YidB family protein — translation MALPFDFRRHVPHPDRLMGLFDTLAKQALGGILGGSSKQGDLLSNLMNQAGGLGGLMQQFQAAGLGETFASWVSKDANQPVLPAQLEAALGSDAVKDLAAKIGFDAKMVLPLMSQFLPQIIDRLTPNGVIDDTHPSSEKIQDVLTGVMKGGLGGFFGGRS, via the coding sequence ATGGCACTCCCGTTTGACTTCCGCCGCCACGTCCCGCATCCTGACCGCCTTATGGGACTTTTTGATACATTGGCCAAGCAGGCGCTCGGCGGCATTTTGGGCGGCAGCAGCAAGCAGGGTGATCTGCTGAGCAACCTGATGAACCAGGCCGGCGGCCTCGGCGGCCTCATGCAGCAGTTTCAGGCAGCGGGCCTGGGCGAAACTTTTGCCTCCTGGGTGTCCAAGGACGCCAACCAACCTGTCCTGCCCGCGCAGCTCGAAGCCGCCCTCGGCAGCGATGCGGTCAAGGACCTCGCCGCCAAAATCGGCTTTGATGCCAAAATGGTTCTGCCTTTGATGTCGCAGTTTCTGCCGCAGATCATTGACCGGCTCACGCCAAATGGCGTCATTGATGACACTCATCCCTCCTCGGAAAAGATCCAGGACGTGCTTACCGGCGTCATGAAAGGCGGCCTCGGCGGCTTCTTCGGCGGGCGCTCGTAA